The nucleotide sequence ttaagtgtttgactgcatccatgtccctgtgtccaaaccgtctatgccatgcatgttgacagttgctggagtgctccaaagcactcaatccatggtccacagttgaaagtttgtataagtccggtgaaggcaccgcactcgcgacgacttttccgtgtaaagcgattttacactcgtttttatcgaattgcacattatgtcccgcacttgttagcttttcaccgaaagcagatttgagtctaatcccggcacatacaacacttcgtcgatttttaaattttccactcccgatCCAGTCACGCACTCAATAAGTCCTGTTCCTATACCCTGAACCTCGGAGTATTGCCATTTCTCCGCCAAACTTACAACGCCCTTTCGGCTACCGTCAAATTGGGTATAGAATCCTTTGTAATTAACCATGTGGCTCGAAGCTCCTGAGTCCACATACCACGAAGCAGAATCCCTTTTTCCGTCCCTTGAGCTATAATTGACCATAAAACATGCATCACAGTACCTTCAGCGACTTTATTGGCCTTTTCCTTTTTAAACGCTTTGTACttaaagcaatctcgtttaaaatggcccttccggttacaaaaataatactgccttgcttctgcccttgcagtaccattatttttgttaccctcgtatactgacttcatcaccgactcctcctgatttcttcccaaagctccctgacgtctcctgtactcatctattaatttactcgtaacaaattctagagtaaattcactcgatggcctactttccagcgctgtaatcaaaaaactgtatgagtctggaagacttcccagcaaaattcctgctgagaacctgtccttaatttcttcccctaaggcggccagtttattcaacgattctaggaataaactaatgtgtgcttccatatcaccattctcctctagcgatagcctacagatttgctttaacaaaaacaccatactaGACAAACTTGATTTCTGATGATACTCCCTTAGCGCTACCCACGCATCTCGCGCGAATTCCCTGTTCCGGATATGCACTAATTGATTAACGTCGAcaagtaaggctatagttgacaaagccttatcattttgttttttccaagaactgcttcgatctgcttctaacggtaactcactcgaaactatttcccatagatcagcattgatgagtaacattttcactaaataactccaggattgatagttcttgccgttcaacttttcgacgttatatttcgcactctccgccattatgtattcggttaacacgaaaatttcgcgactgtacacttttaattattatcttaatacaggtgagctaacaacgtaactgagcccagaacctattagaaatagtagataataaaaggtacaaataatactaaacaaactatttattttaaccgaaccgtattataataatatacaaacaaagaaattaagatgtgtcttCTACAACGTATACTTCGAGACTACttatcgaacgcagaactaacactaacgtacagttctggcattcacatcccttgtaacatgtgcaatcttaggtaagagtttatcgccctaatgcattcggagaatTGGCCCAGCCATGAAGAGAGACCCCACATGTgtattctaacacttaacaaaaataataaagttgaattccaacaACAACTAGGGTCTCTTGCTGTACTTATATACTTTTTTAAGTCCTCGTCAGTTACATATATGTTTTGTCATAGGAAGCTCATTAATTTCTTCTTACATCCAGTTGATTATATCAATGTAGTCATTGGCATTAAAGTTAAGCTTCGGGACAACAAACTTCCTTAATTTATGAGTTCCGATCTTGCCTTCAAAAGTCGCCGCAGACCTAGCTCCCTTATGTGTTTTCTTGTCACATAACATGGAGAGAAGCACATTTTCTGGGTGAGAGAACTAACCATTCCTTTGAATTACTGGATCAATTATTCTTTACTGGATATTGgagatattctttacaaaaaaagataacgtgaaaatttgATAAGTCTCCATAGATGTTTTGATCCATTTACACAAAATGGTTTCAGTTTGATATAAAACCAGCCTATGGCATACACCTTCATCAAATACATAGTTACATTTTTCAGATTATTTGAAGGATTCTCTGTTGCAACATATATCCGAAGAAGGCGATTGGCCAACGTAAGCCATCGTAAATGATTTAATTTCCCATGAGTTTTTAAAGAAAGATCAGAAGGACATCCATCACTGGAGATTGCTTTGTATATTTCAAGTAAATATTTTGGATCTGTGCTTAGATCATCCTTAATATCTAGAATAGGGAGGTTGTTTTGTATGGGAGCGAAATTAACCACAGTTGTTCATGTGGAGTTGTTTCCCTAAAAGCCCTCCAAATTAATTAGGGTCTTTAGTTTTTCCATCCAATGTGCAAAACAAATGACGCAAACGCAATTAATTGGTATAGAACAAACAAATCAGCCATTTCAGCggcttatttaggtttttttctatTAAAGCTATTACTCCATTGTTAACACCAGTATTAGTGCCAGTTCCATCACACCCGGAAGCTGTTATATTGGAAGTGTTCAAAGGATTGTCACCTTTTTAAAATGCTCCATTCCCCTATATTTTATAGCTTTGCCTCTTCCGGAAGCATTAGTTATATGCCCTAGGAAGGTTGATACCGGACTAGCacgtttcggcgtggccgtttcgccgtcgccatttcgccgtcgccgtttcgccgtcgagccacttcgccgtcggccgtttcgccgtcgagctagttcgccgtcggccgtttcgtcgtcgccatcccggcattggttaagtttacaagaacgtgatagTGATaacatactaattttttttatactaattgtcagtgtaaataaaatgctgatgcTGCTGGTAAAACCACGtaaaaccaagttatattttcgtattcaactatacattgttttcgtctgaaaaataaaatatttacagtattaaaaatatttaaaaagataCATTTCATAATTATGGGCAAGTCCTCTAAGATATTCTAAAATATCTCCATCGGCATTGAAGTTTCGGACTAATCTTaatattgagaaaagggatttcaatttcaattgtttttagtgtattaaaaataaaaaaacttcattatgcaaatGTGATAGTATATAATCGTTCGGAAACTATTCAAAtcttatatacaagtaatgatcatcccgaaattataagtacgaatgctaacaacgaaatggcgacggcgaaatggctcgacggcgaaacggcgacggcgaaatggctcgacggcgaaacggcgacggcgaaatggcgacggcgaaacggcgacggcgaaatgtcctagacccggTTGATACAGGTTCATCTACTATTGAAATGTGCCCTTCTACTATAGTTAGAATATTAAGTTATATTAaggaataaaataaatatttactattaattaAACATTTCTTAAATGTGGAAATCAAGTTCAAGCTTTGccagttttagtaaaaataaagagCGAATTGTGGTAAGTTAATACTAAAATTATCTTGAAAGCGTGGTTTTAGAGTgtgtatttatcatttaaaatagaAATTAAGACATTACAATAGCTATTTTTCACCAAACTGAAATCATCAAAAttcgcaaaatttaactaaaaattctaactttcaacccttttgcggcacctataaaaatattttgtttgcaaaaatattttatttgtggcaTAACAATGACTATATGCAACTTTTTATCACCACTACAcattgaaattataaaaaaaattttttcgttccaccctatgTATACCGTAGGTCCTAGATATAGTTAGCAGAATGCTCTGCTATAATCCCAGagccgcgtcagcggtataaaacgggaaactattgtcattattataagtattattattataatacttataatatatattattacttATAATATAGATATTATTATAATTAGTTTGATATtatcatataaaataaataaataaactttagaCTTTTACACCAAAGCCAAATTGAACGGGCTAATAATGTTATTCTATTACATTTCACCCCTTTTTGTACTTTGCAGATGAAGACAATAAAGCCGCATCTAAAACAAAATCCAAAACTAAAAGTACCTTTCAAGATCAGGTCGAAGAAGAAGAACCAGACAATCAAGCAcccaaaaagaaaacaaaatccaGAACTAAAACCACTACAAAAGATCAGAGCGAAGAAGAAGAACCAGACAATGAAACACCCAAAAAGAAAACAAAACGTAAAACTAAAGTAAAGTCAGAAGAGGAAGACGAAGACCAAGAAGAGGAAAAAGATGAAGATGAGGCACTCGACGATGATGAAGATGAAACTGATGGCAGAAGAAAAAAGAGATCAGTgcttcaagaagaagaagaagaagctgacGATGGTGGTAATGTGGATGTTGAGGCAGCGGAAGATCAGGAAATTAAAAAGCCTGCAAATAGTTTTGCAGCCAAGAAAACCGTTGCTCAGGGTAAGTCAGTATAGtattttaggcctggatcccgcgtattaaAAAAAAGATCATTAATATCAAGcgaaaaatttgttaatagtaaTGATGTTTATTTAGTTTAGGCGCTAGAGGGGTCActgtgtccttttcaattctgatggacaaactgaACGGTTTCTTATGGACTTTTGGTTGCTAATTACGAATTTCGAAAGTGGATTTCGATCCAAgtagtcaaaaaattgttataaacaatttaattgtttataaattgtttagaaggctctggctcataaagtaaaagagataaaaaaagtttcaaataaaatttgttccttgataaaaaacgaagaaaaaacgtttacttaacttaaatccaacaattagaactcaagatattgtaaaattagtgcacaatgcaaattgcaaattgcaaaataagtatttttcgaagctttatcgatcgtaactcggcttctacgcatgcaaatgagcctcagaaggtctcattttaaagattaattaagaggcttccaaacaaagtttattaaattacttgatcttcatttgttttaaagttatacccgtttgaaattataattttcttaaaaaaattgtacattaatttgtttataagggtttcaagcaaatttcagctataaacatttatacgctaattaacaataatgatagaagaactcaaaagaaacaatttgagcttatgaaaatattcgtaagtttatttttggccaagatgtcgatattttaatggcgcgctatgaggcgcaagatcggctcacagtcaaggaagtatttttcgacgctttatcgatcgtaactcgggtTCTACGCTTTGAAATGAGCTTTTCATGGTTTCATTTTAAAGTTTAAGTAATAGACTTCCAAAAGAAGTTTGCAAGATATGCCAGCAATATCAGACTCAATCCAATTGCATATAAAATGAGCATTTTATGTGGTGTACACACAATTAAAGTGCCTCGAAGATACTGCAAAAGAACTTGATCCACTTGTATATGAATATCATATAGATAACGAAACTCTGAAgccccaaaaagttttaattttaatgccttcCAAGATTAGATTTAGTACCACCATgtgtctgtaaaaattgctctaataacttatgcagatgtaaaaaagctgaaattccctgtatatctcgatgcagatgtaTGAAAGAAAATGTCTGTAAAAATagtgataataaataatatcaataaaaatgtataccatttttattcattcagttgcggtgcgaaaccaaaactgtcttaatttttactcagatcagagagtgcagccagcactcttatcgacgatttcacctctttttagaggttcatcaaagactgcataggctgcttttctctagagtgctggctgcactctctgatctgagtaaaaattaagacagttttggtttcgcaccgcaactgaatgaataaaaatggtatacatttttatttttattagtattactcctatagagtaactaggtccattttccgctggaactttaccacgctgcagacgggggttgtgaattgcatagtgtagaattccttccccttagtcttcactgcagcatccatgtgcttgcatattgtagaagccttggaggttgtcaccaggaaatgggccaataaagtttttcaattaaaaatcttttaaaagtatttaatttacaaatatttttattaggttgaaaaacttagtc is from Diabrotica virgifera virgifera chromosome 9, PGI_DIABVI_V3a and encodes:
- the LOC114337183 gene encoding ABC transporter F family member 4-like, with amino-acid sequence MSSDVNANNKTKGQDLEDEDNKAASKTKSKTKSTFQDQVEEEEPDNQAPKKKTKSRTKTTTKDQSEEEEPDNETPKKKTKRKTKVKSEEEDEDQEEEKDEDEALDDDEDETDGRRKKRSVLQEEEEEADDGGNVDVEAAEDQEIKKPANSFAAKKTVAQGMMDIALITANANQLRYMVEYNQHSSTFYVNVILICLSLVLQLAIGIILIYKAWFYMQGKSKSLAAKKLNIYVTAGVFTITIINVFIASFTVTGPAPTEKEEKSR